In the genome of Hydrogenophaga sp. PBL-H3, the window ACCGAGGCCGGGTTCACCGGCACGCTGGCGCGAAAACGCAAGCGCTCTTCGGCCTTGCTGTCGACCGACACCACCAGCGCCGACAGCGCACCGGGCGGCACCTGCGCGCGCTTGAGGGCGGCCACCACGGTGGGCGGCAGGGCACCGTAGTCGCCCGGCAACTGGGCGCAGGCCGGCAGCGTCAGCAGGGCCGGGATCAACAGGGCGAACAGGGAGCGGGATAGAGACATGCATTTCATTATGAAACGCGACCCCCGGCCCCGGCGAGCGCCTGTGGGCCGGGGGACCACCGGCCAGACGGTCGGCACCCTGGCCGATAATCCTGCGATGCCCATTGCACCCCCGCCCTCCCTGCGCCTGTTGGCCATTGAAACCAGCACCGACGCGCTCTCTGTGGCTCTGGGTTCGGGTGAGCCCGGTGCGCCGCTGTGGCAGCGCAGCGGCCCCGGCGGCGCCCAGGCCTCGGGCTCGCTGCTGCCCATGGTGCGCAGCGTGCTGAACGATGCGGGCTGGTCGCTGGACACGCTGACAGCGGTGGTGTTCGGGCGCGGACCGGGCTCGTTCACCGGCTTGCGCACCGCCTGCTCGGTGGCTCAGGGCCTGGCCTACGGCGTGCAAGGCCTCACCCGCACGGCAGGCTTGCCAGTGCTGCCGGTGGACACGCTGCTGGCCCTGGCCGAGGAAGCCCGGCAAGCACTGGTGGACTCGGGGAAGGCGGTGCCGGGGGCGATCGTGGCGCTGCTCGATGCCCGCATGGGCGAGATCTACGTGGCGCCGTACGCCTGCCACGCCGCCGGCCCTGCAGGCCTGGTGCCGCTGGCACCACCCCGCCTGTGCACCCCGGCCGACCTGCAGGCCTACCTGCAAGACCTGGCCCCGGGCGAGCGGCTGCTCACCGGCAACGTGTTCGACTCGGCCGCGCTGGCCACACTGGCGGGCCAGCGCCTGCCAGCCCTGCCCTCGGCCACTGCGCTGCTGCGCCTGGCGCCAGGTCTGATCGCCGCAGGCCACACCGTTGCTGCGCAAGACGCATTGCCCCTGTATGTGCGGGACAAGGTGGCCCAGACCACGGCGGAGCGCGAACGCATCCGCCTGGCCACGGAGGCCCGCGCATGACCTCACCGACCCATGCCGACGCGGCGGTGAAAGCCGTGCTGCCCGCCTGGGCCAGCGGTCTCTGGCCCGCCCCCACCCAGCCACTGGTGAGATCTCGCACGGCATCCTGCCCCGAGCGGCAGATCGCGTTCGAACCGATGCTCGAATCCGACCTGGACGCGGTGCACGCCGTGGAATCGCAGGCCTACGCCCACCCCTGGTCGCGCCGGCACTTTCACGACTCGCTCAAGGCAGGCTACCCGGCCATCCTGCTGCTGTCCCAGCCCCTGCCGGGCGACATGGTGAGTCCACCGCGCGCCGATGGCCGTGTCTTGCTGGGCTATATGGTGGCCATGCCCGGTGTGGATGAAGTGCACCTGCTCAACATCACCGTGGCAACCACACACCAGCGTCAGGGCTGGGCGCGCTTCATGCTCGACGCGCTGGTCCTGTGTTCGCGCGGGCAAGGCGCGCAATGGCTGTGGCTGGAAGTGCGCAAGAGCAATGCACCCGCGCGCGCACTGTACGAACGCTACGGCTTTGCGCAGGTGGGCTTGCGCAAGGGCTATTACCCGGCGGGTCACTTCCAGCGCGAAGACGCGGTGGTGATGAGCCTCAATCTGGTCGCGTCGGCTGCGGTGGAGGCCCTCCGGTGAGCGAAGCGCCCGACACCTCGTTCGTGCCCGAACTCGATGCGCGCCAGCGCGCCATGCTGGCCGAAATGGGCGTGCGGGTGTGGGCGCCCAAAACGCAAGCGGTGACCCTGCAGAGCACGGCAACCCCGGCCGCTCCATCCATCGCGGCGTTGGCCACTCCACCGGCCGCGCCTGCGCCCGTCGCCCAACCCGCCGTCGCACGAACAACCCCGCCAGAAGCTGCAAGACCGGTCAGCCCTGTGGCCACGCTGGACTGGCCCGCCCTGCGCGAAGCCGTGGCCGGGTGCCAGGCCTGCGGTTTGTGCCAGGGCCGCACCAACACCGTGTTTGGCGTGGGCGACGAACACGCCGACTGGATGGTGGTGGGCGAAGCCCCGGGCGAGAACGAAGACCTGCGGGGCGAACCCTTCGTGGGTGCCGCCGGCCAGTTGCTCGACAACATGCTCAAGGCCGTGGGCCGCAGCCGCACCGGCACTGGCGCACAGGGCGCCTTCATTGCCAACGTGCTCAAGTGCCGCCCGCCCGCCAACCGCAACCCGCAGCCCGACGAAGTCGCCCGGTGCGAGCCGTACCTGGCGCGCCAGGTGGCGCTGGTGAAACCCAAGGTGATCGTGGCCATGGGCCGCTTCGCCGTGCAGGCCCTGCTCAAGACAAACGAGCCCATCGGCCGCCTTCGCGGGCAGATGCACCACTACGAAGGCGTGCCCGTGATCGTGACCTACCACCCGGCCTATTTGCTGCGCACGCCCACCGACAAGGGCAAGGCCTGGGCCGACCTGTGTCTGGCGATGGCGCAGTTGCCAGGCTGATCGGGGCCGCCCCAAGCCGGATCAGCCCCCTCGAGGGGCAGCGACCCGCGCAGCGGTGGCGCGTGGGGGCAACGGGTCCGGCGCAGGGCCGCCCCAAGCCGGATCAGCCCCCTCGGGGGGCAGCGACCCGCGCAGCGGCGGCGCGTGGGGGCAACAGCACACTTGCAATGGCCAACATGATCAATGCCACGGCAGCCCAGTCCTGCCAGTGCAACACCTCGTTCAGCCACCAGGCGCCGCTGAACACGCCCAGCACCGGAATGAACATCACCGACAGCGTGGACGCCACTGGCGGCAGGTCGCGCGCCATCATGAGCCAGGCCACCTGCGCAAAGGCGAACACACCCAGCGCGTTGTAGACGATCGCGCCCCAGATCGCAGGCGTGGGCGCCACCCAGGCCGCTCTCTCGAACAACACGGCGGCGGCCGTCATCCACAGCGTGGTGACGAGCGTCATCCAGAACGAGATGGCCAGTGTGGGCTGGGGCAAGGTGGTCCGGCGCAGCATCTGCGTGCCCAGTGCCCAGGCGGCCGCGGCGATGAGCATCATGGCCACGCCCAGCGGTTTGCCGGTGAGCTGGGTGAGTTCGTGCCACAGCAACAGCATCACGCCCAGCGCCGCGGCACACACGCCGCCCCAGGCACGCGCACCCAGCCGCTGCCCGAACCACCAGGCTCCGACGATGGCCGAAAACACCGGCATGGTGTAGCCCAGAATGGCTGCACGGCCGCTGGACAAGGTCTGGATGGCCAGCACCGCCAGCGTGTGCCAGACCAGCATGTTGAAGACCGTGAGCACGGCCAGTTCGCGCCAGTGTTCGCGCCCGATGCGAAACGGCACGCGCCGCCACACCAGCACCAGGCCCAGCACCGGCAAGCCGATCCACATGCTGATGGTGCGGAAGGTGAGCGCCGGAAAACCGGTCACGCCGAGTTTCATGATGGGCCAGTTGATGCCCCACACCAGGGTCAAAAGAACCAGTAGGACGAGTTGTTGGCGCGAGAGGGCTTGCATGGGTGGCGATCTTAGTGGGAACCCTCCCCGGTACGCCATGCGGCCAGCACACCAGGCGCGCACCTAAAATCCCCTCATGACTTTTCTCGACATGCTGCGCGGCGCCGAGCGCCAGAACCGCTCCCTGCTCTGCGTGGGCCTCGACCCGGACCCCGCGCGCTTCCCCTCGAAGCTCCAGGGCGACGCCAGCCGCATCTTTGATTTCTGCGCGGCCATCGTCGACGCCACGGCCGACACGGCCATCGCCTTCAAGCCCCAGATCGCCTACTTCGCCGCCCACCGTGCCGAAGACCAGCTCGAGCGCCTCATGGAGCACATGCGCCGCACCGCGCCGCACGTTCCGACGATCCTGGACGCCAAGCGCGGTGACATCGGCAGCACGGCGCAGCAGTACGCCATCGAGGCCTTCGAGCGCTACGGCGCCGACGCTGTGACGCTCTCGCCCTTCATGGGCTTCGACTCGGTGCAGCCCTACCTGCAGTACCACGGCAAGGGTGCGTTTTTGCTGTGCCGCACCTCCAACCCGGGCGGCGACGACCTGCAGAACCAGCGCCTGGCGTCCATCGACGGTGAGCCCCTGCTCTACGAACACGTCGCGCGGCTGGCCCAGGGCCCCTGGAACCTCAACGGCCAGCTGGGCCTGGTGGTAGGCGCCACCTACCCGACCGAAATCGAGCGCGTGCGGTCCATTGCACCCACCCTGCCGCTGCTGATTCCCGGCGTGGGCGCACAGGGCGGTGACGCCGTGGCCACCGTGCGCGCGGGTCTGCGGGTGCAGGGCGACACGACCACCGGGCCGATCATCGTGAACTCGTCGCGCGCCATCCTGTATGCCTCTGCCGGTGACGACTTCGCCGCAGCGGCCAGGCGCGTGGCGCTCCAGACCCGCGACGAACTGCAGGCGGCTGCCAGCTCACCGAGGTCCGCATGATCGACCTGTACACGGCGGCCACGCCCAACGGACACAAGGTGTCCATCGCGCTCGAAGAACTCGGGCTGCCCTACACGTTGAAGGTGCTCGACCTCTCGAAGAACGAGCAGAAGACACCGGCCTTCCTGACGATCAACCCCAACGGTCGCATACCGGCCATCGTCGACCACGAACTCGACGGCTTTGCGGTGTTCGAGTCCGGCGCCTGCCTGGTCTACCTGGCCGAGAAGACCGGCCAGTTGATGCCCACCGATGTGCGCGGCCGCTCGCTGGTGATGCAGTGGCTGATGTTCCAGATGGGTGGCATCGGGCCGATGATGGGCCAGGCCAACGTGTTCTTTCGCTACTTCCCCGAGAAGATCCCGTCGGTGATTGACCGCTACCAGGGCGAGAGCAAGCGCCTGTTCCGCGTGCTCGACGAGCGCCTGAAAGACCATGAATTCCTGGCCGGCGACTACTCCATCGCGGACATCGCCAACTGGGCCTGGGTGCGCACGCACCGGTGGTCGGGCGTGGATGTGGACGACCTGCCGCACCTGGTGCGATGGCGCGATGCGATCCGCGCACGCCCGGCGGTGCAGCGCGGCATCGAGCGCCCGGCGTCCAAGGTGGACCTCACGCGCGACGGGGACGCCGGTGCCCAGCGCTTCGCCGAAGAAGCCCGCCGCATGGTGGAAATGGGCCAGAGCCTGAAGGGCCATGCCCCATGAAGCTGTTTGTGGCGCCCCGCGCACCCAATCCCCGGCGGGTGCAGATGTTCCTCGTCGAGAAGAACATCACCGGCCTGGAGCTCGTCAACATCGACCTGAATGCGCAAGAGCACAAACAGGCCGCCTACCTCGCCAAGAGCCCGCTGGCCCGCGTGCCCGCGCTGGAGCTCGACGACGGCCGCGTGCTCACCGAAACCCGCGCCATCTGCACCTGGCTGGAGGGCATGCACCCCGAGCCCAACCTGATGGGGCGCGACGCGCAGGAGCGCGCCTTCATCGAGATGGCCGACCGGCGCATGGAGTGGTACCTGATGCTGCCGCTGGCCAACGCCATCCGCCACACGCACCCGGGCTTGGCCCCGCTGGAGCAGCCTCAGTTTCCCGACTTCGGTCAATCGCAACTGGCCAAGGCCACAGACACGGCGGTCTGGCTCGACGGCGAGCTGCAGCGCCAGCCCTGGGTGGCCGGTGACCGCTTCACCATCGCCGACATCACCGCGTTCTGCACGGTGGAATTCGGCAAGCTGATGCGCTTCAAGCCCGCCGATGCGGGCCTGCATGCGTTGCAGGCCTGGCGCGACAAGGTGGCCGCTCGGCCCAGCGCCGGCGCCTGAGAGCCCGGCCCCTCAGCCCCAGGGCGTGGGGGTCTCTTCCAGCGAGCGCTCCATGGCGGGCAACCCGCTCAGACCGGCCTCCAGCCGGGCTTGCAGGGCCTGCTGCCAACCCACCACCCGCGCCGACACCGGTCCCGGCGGCGCCGAGGCGAGCAGGGTGTGTGCAACGGCGAGGTCGTTGAGCTGGCCCAGCAAGGCCTGGGCTTCAGCCAGCACCGCCGTGCTGCGCGCCACGCGCTTCGGGGGCAGCACGCTGGCCAGAAACTCCTGTGCGTAGCGCAACTTCTTCAAGGCAATGCGCAAGGCGTGCCGGCCCTCGGGGCCCATGCGCCGCGCCGCGCGAGCTTGCACCCGCAAGGTGGCATGGCGCTCGCGCAAGGTGGCTTGCGCCCAATCCGCCAGCCCATGGCCAGTGTCGGCGTCACCCGCTGACCGGTCCGCCGGCTGCAGGCACAGCACCGCGCGGGTGAAAGCCAACAGGCGCAGCGCGTGTTCGCGGCTGCCCAGCGCATCGGCCGCGCGACGCCAGGCCGCTCGCCGTTGGTCCTGCACCCAGTCCAGCAGCGCCTGCGCCGAGGTGTCGGCCATCCCGGTCGAACCTGGGTCGTTGGCCATCAGTTCGGGCAACCACTCGGTGGCGAACACGTCCCAGTTGCGCGCGTCGCCCAGCTGGTTGGTCAGCGCCTTCCATTCACCGGCCCAGTGCGCGGCGAAACGCCGGGGCAGGTGTGCGCGAAAGATGCGCAAGCCGGTGCGCAGGCGCCGCAGCGCAACCCGCGCCTGGTGCACGAATTCGGGATCGGGCAGCGTGCCCTCCAGGCCGGGATGCAGCACCCCGGCCTCGTTGGCCTGCAAGTGAGTGAGACAGCTCAAGGCCGCCGCGCGGAAAGCCTGCACCGGGTGCATGCCCGCCTGCAACTGCAGCGCCGACGCTCTCACCGGCTGCAGCCGCTCCCCCATGAACAACGCGTAGCCGCGCTCGGCCTTGCTGCGGTTGGCTGGCAGCAAACGCA includes:
- a CDS encoding glutathione S-transferase family protein, whose product is MKLFVAPRAPNPRRVQMFLVEKNITGLELVNIDLNAQEHKQAAYLAKSPLARVPALELDDGRVLTETRAICTWLEGMHPEPNLMGRDAQERAFIEMADRRMEWYLMLPLANAIRHTHPGLAPLEQPQFPDFGQSQLAKATDTAVWLDGELQRQPWVAGDRFTIADITAFCTVEFGKLMRFKPADAGLHALQAWRDKVAARPSAGA
- the pyrF gene encoding orotidine-5'-phosphate decarboxylase translates to MTFLDMLRGAERQNRSLLCVGLDPDPARFPSKLQGDASRIFDFCAAIVDATADTAIAFKPQIAYFAAHRAEDQLERLMEHMRRTAPHVPTILDAKRGDIGSTAQQYAIEAFERYGADAVTLSPFMGFDSVQPYLQYHGKGAFLLCRTSNPGGDDLQNQRLASIDGEPLLYEHVARLAQGPWNLNGQLGLVVGATYPTEIERVRSIAPTLPLLIPGVGAQGGDAVATVRAGLRVQGDTTTGPIIVNSSRAILYASAGDDFAAAARRVALQTRDELQAAASSPRSA
- a CDS encoding CYTH and CHAD domain-containing protein translates to MSQETELKLDVHPHDLPGLLAHPLLKAVVPRRERLYNTYFDTSTLALRAQRMAVRERRVGRQTLLTVKTAGQSVGGLSQRGEWEAPSRPGAFDFASLVEDAALAEQLASVAWQLVPVFRTDFTRRSWVLQHGPARVEVALDQGFIATGNAQGNHRQPILELELELLDGPVDALLDLAHTLALGPRGQASSALRLLPANRSKAERGYALFMGERLQPVRASALQLQAGMHPVQAFRAAALSCLTHLQANEAGVLHPGLEGTLPDPEFVHQARVALRRLRTGLRIFRAHLPRRFAAHWAGEWKALTNQLGDARNWDVFATEWLPELMANDPGSTGMADTSAQALLDWVQDQRRAAWRRAADALGSREHALRLLAFTRAVLCLQPADRSAGDADTGHGLADWAQATLRERHATLRVQARAARRMGPEGRHALRIALKKLRYAQEFLASVLPPKRVARSTAVLAEAQALLGQLNDLAVAHTLLASAPPGPVSARVVGWQQALQARLEAGLSGLPAMERSLEETPTPWG
- a CDS encoding uracil-DNA glycosylase — translated: MGVRVWAPKTQAVTLQSTATPAAPSIAALATPPAAPAPVAQPAVARTTPPEAARPVSPVATLDWPALREAVAGCQACGLCQGRTNTVFGVGDEHADWMVVGEAPGENEDLRGEPFVGAAGQLLDNMLKAVGRSRTGTGAQGAFIANVLKCRPPANRNPQPDEVARCEPYLARQVALVKPKVIVAMGRFAVQALLKTNEPIGRLRGQMHHYEGVPVIVTYHPAYLLRTPTDKGKAWADLCLAMAQLPG
- the tsaB gene encoding tRNA (adenosine(37)-N6)-threonylcarbamoyltransferase complex dimerization subunit type 1 TsaB; translated protein: MRLLAIETSTDALSVALGSGEPGAPLWQRSGPGGAQASGSLLPMVRSVLNDAGWSLDTLTAVVFGRGPGSFTGLRTACSVAQGLAYGVQGLTRTAGLPVLPVDTLLALAEEARQALVDSGKAVPGAIVALLDARMGEIYVAPYACHAAGPAGLVPLAPPRLCTPADLQAYLQDLAPGERLLTGNVFDSAALATLAGQRLPALPSATALLRLAPGLIAAGHTVAAQDALPLYVRDKVAQTTAERERIRLATEARA
- a CDS encoding glutathione S-transferase family protein, coding for MIDLYTAATPNGHKVSIALEELGLPYTLKVLDLSKNEQKTPAFLTINPNGRIPAIVDHELDGFAVFESGACLVYLAEKTGQLMPTDVRGRSLVMQWLMFQMGGIGPMMGQANVFFRYFPEKIPSVIDRYQGESKRLFRVLDERLKDHEFLAGDYSIADIANWAWVRTHRWSGVDVDDLPHLVRWRDAIRARPAVQRGIERPASKVDLTRDGDAGAQRFAEEARRMVEMGQSLKGHAP
- the rimI gene encoding ribosomal protein S18-alanine N-acetyltransferase, which translates into the protein MLESDLDAVHAVESQAYAHPWSRRHFHDSLKAGYPAILLLSQPLPGDMVSPPRADGRVLLGYMVAMPGVDEVHLLNITVATTHQRQGWARFMLDALVLCSRGQGAQWLWLEVRKSNAPARALYERYGFAQVGLRKGYYPAGHFQREDAVVMSLNLVASAAVEALR
- a CDS encoding DMT family transporter gives rise to the protein MQALSRQQLVLLVLLTLVWGINWPIMKLGVTGFPALTFRTISMWIGLPVLGLVLVWRRVPFRIGREHWRELAVLTVFNMLVWHTLAVLAIQTLSSGRAAILGYTMPVFSAIVGAWWFGQRLGARAWGGVCAAALGVMLLLWHELTQLTGKPLGVAMMLIAAAAWALGTQMLRRTTLPQPTLAISFWMTLVTTLWMTAAAVLFERAAWVAPTPAIWGAIVYNALGVFAFAQVAWLMMARDLPPVASTLSVMFIPVLGVFSGAWWLNEVLHWQDWAAVALIMLAIASVLLPPRAAAARVAAPRGG